Proteins encoded within one genomic window of Eurosta solidaginis isolate ZX-2024a chromosome 1, ASM4086904v1, whole genome shotgun sequence:
- the LOC137253378 gene encoding transmembrane protease serine 9-like, whose translation MSLQIDVKTWIPAVFVAGILLLHSNTLITEDKPFIKAVSKLRSSNGTLNGILPFTVPFHVSIQAKEYDNTYIHLCGGSIIHSQVILTAAHCFHENRPLNKLSVVVGVGKLSIAPTPRYNIAHVLQHKFYSPLRGYDIALVKLKEPLPIDGKKLDTVDYRVKEDVEFRHQSYLIGWEPHRKQLEVVDFTTVNSKKCRELGYIYVTHTDLCAYSRYGRGACDGDSGGPLLSPNMTMQYGVLSYGKKICQKNRLYVFTSLFPLVSWIDEHKKKLLAVIKMLRLKLFSILSCIALANSKPIESVEDYITKAINLNDTLSPTPIDVYFAEREAESPGSNETFDVLDNPHIRINGGRPVEQLIPYQVSLQRFRRGRYDHMCGGCIITANHVLTAAHCLLNVKVNDISVVVGSSSWRQGGDRHRILDMRRHPSFSMSPIIMNDVAVLKVWPPFNLGKSSVGILALGGKARIGENVPVRLTGWGSMTPTAASLPEQLHMLDYHTISNRDCAQSGFRITANELCALAERGRGACVGDSGGPLITLYGIPQLVGIVSYGSPTCAQGQPDVYTRVSSFLPYINRVITSQIP comes from the exons ATGAGTCTACAGATAGACGTGAAAACGTGGATTCCTGCAGTATTTGTTGCAGGAATACTTTTGTTGCATTCGAACACACTGATTACCGAAGATAAACCATTCATTAAAG CCGTCAGCAAACTGCGCTCGTCCAATGGAACACTCAATGGAATACTGCCGTTTACCGTTCCATTCCATGTCTCCATACAAGCCAAAGAGTACGATaatacttacatacatttatGTGGTGGTAGCATAATTCATAGTCAAGTCATCTTGACGGCTGCACATTGTTTCCATGAAAATCGTCCCCTTAATAAATTGAGCGTAGTGGTGGGTGTCGGCAAATTATCAATAGCCCCTACACCACGCTATAATATTGCACACGTTTTGCAGCACAAATTCTACTCACCTTTGCGAGGATATGACATAGCATTGGTTAAATTAAAGGAGCCATTACCCATTGACGGTAAAAAATTGGATACAGTGGATTATCGGGTCAAAGAAGATGTAGAATTTAGGCATCAGTCGTATCTAATTGGTTGGGAACCGCACAGGAAGCAGCTGGAAGTTGTCGATTTCACAACTGTTAATTCGAAAAAATGTCGGGAACTTGGATATATATATGTCACCCATACTGATTTGTGTGCATATAGTAGATATGGGCGTGGCGCCTGCGAT GGTGACTCCGGAGGGCCATTATTAAGCCCCAATATGACCATGCAGTATGGAGTGCTGTCTTATGGAAAAAAGATTTGCCaaaaaaatcggttatatgtTTTTACGAGTTTGTTCCCTTTAGTGAGTTGGATAGACGAACACAAAAAAAAGTTG TTAGCAGTGATTAAAATGTTGAGACTCAAACTATTCTCTATATTATCCTGTATTGCGCTTGCCAACTCCAAACCGATAGAGTCCGTAGAGGATTACATAACGAAGGCTATAAACTTAAACGATACACTTTCTCCTACACCCATTGACGTTTATTTCGCAGAACGGGAAGCGGAATCTCCTGGCAGTAATGAGACATTTGACGTCTTAGACAATCCTCACATACGTATCAATGGTGGTCGACCTGTTGAACAACTAATTCCATATCAGGTGTCACTGCAACGATTTCGACGTGGTCGTTATGACCATATGTGCGGTGGTTGCATTATCACAGCTAATCATGTGCTCACTGCTGCTCATTGCCTACTCAACGTGAAGGTGAATGATATTAGCGTTGTCGTTGGAAGCTCTTCATGGCGCCAAGGTGGTGATCGCCATCGCATTTTAGATATGCGCAGACATCCAAGTTTCTCCATGAGTCCAATTATTATGAATGATGTAGCTGTATTGAAAGTTTGGCCACCATTCAATTTAGGTAAATCCTCAGTAGGCATACTTGCATTGGGTGGTAAGGCACGCATTGGTGAGAATGTACCTGTGCGTTTAACGGGTTGGGGTTCTATGACGCCCACTGCAGCGTCGTTACCGGAACAACTGCATATGCTAGATTATCACACAATTTCAAATCGAGATTGTGCTCAAAGCGGATTTCGTATAACCGCCAATGAACTGTGCGCTCTGGCTGAGCGTGGCCGGGGTGCTTGTGTG gGTGACTCTGGCGGTCCACTTATAACTTTGTATGGCATACCACAGCTGGTCGGAATCGTTTCGTATGGCAGCCCCACATGCGCTCAGGGTCAACCCGATGTTTATACAAGAGTGTCAAGCTTTTTGCCATATATTAATAGAGTAATAACCAGTCAAATACCGTGA